In methanogenic archaeon ISO4-H5, the following are encoded in one genomic region:
- a CDS encoding adhesin-like protein, giving the protein MRRAAIILIALLTALAVVPVSSADSAEDSVLVDFGNGSYRWYPNSGGSTFDAVLDSSVDSGTADTIRNVHTSDCHWRLFVWNGSWEDKGTDLSATCSGTVAFGYYPEGFAPVSTPEYRDSWTTLGGSSTASNISVSHGQKNPKVPVEWYNTYTTGYVDSGLVVAGDMLYHTTGGVYEGAGEDADAWVYGLDRFSGSAVWKYHGTKGAGYEVTTPLIVGDYLIVTFTCGDVICFDRHTGAVKDKITVDNTPPLDGDGNVVWNGRTFYTGGTTPVYDSGRIYFGTSSGTVRCLALSSSGTFSDDWEYVPPSTVDGSQYTGTRGCFYFHAPTIYTISGQRMLFIGNYDGYVHAVNADTGNPVWVKRVIDMTANNRAAPGTPGSAASVSMSPDGSHLLVGCTDGALFSLEGYLLALDPLTGNGLTRSDSSEWKLDGLFTSPVITAGGFYSYVSPLSAGSDTFPKAGGGDDTVTNSVYFFDWDGKVVWKTGEYQMIKGALTMDADGILYGTDYSAGSFWPTGGALTAWDSSDGSELWRVLLSPYTQDSYSMVQPTVIDGKIYTGNDFGAVYCLSDVKGEGTEEERVQALQSVGFAHWSWYLTVAVAAVTIAGFAILYRRG; this is encoded by the coding sequence ATGAGGAGGGCCGCCATCATACTGATCGCATTGCTGACGGCTCTGGCCGTGGTTCCCGTATCCTCTGCGGATTCTGCCGAGGACAGCGTGCTGGTGGATTTCGGGAACGGCTCATACCGCTGGTATCCGAACAGCGGTGGATCCACTTTCGATGCAGTCCTGGATTCGTCAGTGGATTCCGGCACAGCGGATACGATCAGAAACGTGCACACCTCGGACTGCCATTGGAGACTGTTCGTCTGGAACGGCAGCTGGGAGGATAAGGGCACAGACCTTTCCGCAACATGCTCCGGGACCGTCGCGTTCGGATACTACCCGGAAGGGTTCGCACCCGTCTCCACCCCGGAGTACAGGGATTCCTGGACCACACTCGGCGGTTCGTCGACCGCGTCCAACATCTCCGTGTCCCACGGTCAGAAGAACCCGAAGGTCCCGGTGGAGTGGTACAACACATACACCACAGGATATGTCGACTCCGGATTGGTCGTGGCAGGGGATATGCTGTACCACACCACGGGAGGCGTCTACGAGGGAGCAGGGGAGGATGCGGATGCCTGGGTCTACGGCCTGGACAGGTTCTCGGGTTCGGCAGTATGGAAGTACCACGGGACCAAGGGCGCAGGATACGAGGTCACGACTCCGCTCATCGTCGGGGATTATCTCATCGTCACATTCACCTGCGGCGACGTCATCTGCTTCGACCGCCACACCGGGGCAGTGAAGGATAAGATCACCGTGGACAACACCCCACCGCTGGACGGGGACGGGAACGTCGTATGGAACGGCAGGACCTTCTACACCGGAGGCACCACACCGGTATATGACTCCGGACGCATCTACTTCGGAACATCATCTGGAACCGTCAGATGCCTGGCACTTTCTTCCTCAGGGACATTCTCCGATGACTGGGAGTACGTGCCGCCATCGACAGTCGACGGCAGCCAATACACGGGCACCCGCGGATGCTTCTACTTCCATGCCCCGACAATCTATACCATAAGCGGACAGAGGATGCTGTTCATCGGGAACTACGACGGCTACGTACATGCCGTGAACGCGGATACGGGTAATCCCGTATGGGTGAAGAGGGTCATCGACATGACCGCCAACAACCGTGCCGCCCCTGGGACCCCTGGTTCCGCCGCATCGGTCTCGATGTCACCCGACGGATCGCACCTGCTGGTAGGGTGCACCGACGGTGCTCTTTTCTCGCTGGAAGGATACCTTCTGGCGCTCGATCCGCTCACAGGTAACGGACTCACCCGTTCGGACAGTTCCGAATGGAAACTGGACGGACTGTTCACATCCCCGGTGATTACCGCAGGCGGTTTCTACTCCTATGTGTCCCCGCTATCCGCAGGTTCGGACACCTTCCCGAAGGCCGGCGGCGGAGACGATACCGTCACCAATTCCGTCTATTTCTTCGACTGGGACGGGAAGGTCGTCTGGAAGACGGGAGAGTATCAGATGATCAAAGGTGCGCTGACGATGGATGCCGACGGCATCCTGTACGGCACCGATTACTCCGCCGGGAGCTTCTGGCCCACCGGCGGCGCTCTGACCGCATGGGATTCCAGCGACGGTTCGGAGTTATGGAGGGTCCTGCTCTCACCCTATACCCAGGACTCGTATTCCATGGTGCAGCCGACCGTCATCGACGGCAAGATCTACACCGGCAACGACTTCGGTGCAGTATACTGCCTGAGCGACGTGAAGGGCGAAGGCACCGAAGAGGAGAGGGTGCAGGCGCTGCAGTCGGTGGGATTCGCCCACTGGTCGTGGTATCTCACCGTGGCTGTGGCCGCCGTAACGATAGCGGGATTCGCCATATTGTACAGGAGGGGCTGA
- a CDS encoding ABC transporter ATP-binding protein, with product MTDETPLLKIQGLIKDFGDFRALKGIDLEFGKGLLVGLIGPNGCGKSTMMKCISRLHPQTSGTIEVDGKNVSEMKPAEVAKMVATVPAEAGQTFGISVMDMVMLGRYPFVEKIWWENPEDERVTIEAMKTFGIDHLRRKQVALCSSGERQRALIAKAYVQQPKLMLVDEPTSHLDMKYKLQVMEYLQKMARSDMTVIVAEHDISLMARYCDVCVIMKKGEIVAVGDPKEIITEDLIRDVYDVEARVGLDVDGEIYVLPKRYVEGSL from the coding sequence ATGACGGATGAAACTCCTCTCCTGAAGATTCAGGGACTTATCAAGGACTTCGGGGATTTCAGAGCCCTAAAGGGTATCGACCTGGAGTTCGGAAAGGGCCTCCTAGTAGGGCTCATCGGCCCCAACGGATGCGGCAAATCCACCATGATGAAGTGCATCAGCCGCCTGCATCCTCAGACATCAGGTACAATCGAAGTGGACGGGAAGAACGTCTCCGAGATGAAGCCTGCGGAGGTCGCCAAGATGGTGGCCACCGTTCCCGCTGAAGCGGGACAGACCTTCGGCATAAGCGTCATGGACATGGTGATGCTCGGAAGGTATCCTTTCGTCGAGAAGATATGGTGGGAGAACCCCGAAGACGAGAGGGTCACCATCGAGGCAATGAAGACGTTCGGCATAGATCACCTCAGACGGAAACAGGTGGCGCTCTGCTCCTCCGGAGAAAGGCAGCGTGCACTGATCGCTAAAGCATACGTCCAGCAGCCCAAGCTCATGTTGGTCGACGAGCCCACGTCGCACCTCGATATGAAATACAAACTCCAGGTCATGGAATACCTGCAGAAGATGGCCAGATCGGACATGACCGTCATAGTGGCCGAACACGACATCTCACTGATGGCAAGGTACTGCGACGTCTGTGTCATCATGAAGAAGGGCGAGATCGTGGCCGTGGGCGACCCCAAGGAGATCATCACCGAGGACCTGATACGCGACGTATACGACGTGGAGGCACGCGTCGGATTGGATGTGGATGGGGAGATATACGTACTGCCCAAGAGGTACGTCGAGGGCAGCCTTTGA
- a CDS encoding ABC transporter substrate-binding protein, translated as MKITRTKIALSVVVMLAVVILTPAMGLTNAERDGRSGVVLDFGYWNTEWVTMDFGDGMNGYQALEKACELKGFTVTYTDDAHTQVYSINDQSNLQGKKWGMYTLHGGDWIPCDDPSGISLGKNEIITWARANDSEDIVPGTDQSGFSYYSYADNGYSLRTGEKLRVVSLAPSVTETICAIGGLDYIVGTDLYSNYPEGVTQAKNDGKIKNVGGYSDPNYEWIVKLGPDVVFCEGGTGEHVAMADKLRKSGIDCVVTYDVTDVEKLYDNIWMVASAMGLSGNANSVISAFRGTMDAVAGVIGYQASVRTFVALSADPSPWTSGSNTFASDIISKVSGTNVFDSQSSSWFMVSKEQIHSKQPQVIIIVHGGEITTQEQYDQVMGWIDPVWQETPAYRNGNVYLFTGKAADLLSRPGPRLCEAAELLGKALHPDAFLQRDPLDSIPKYLGNDYDIYLKYQREIA; from the coding sequence ATGAAGATCACCCGCACCAAGATCGCCCTGAGCGTCGTCGTGATGCTTGCCGTAGTGATACTCACCCCTGCCATGGGGCTGACCAACGCGGAGCGCGACGGAAGGAGCGGCGTGGTGCTGGACTTCGGTTACTGGAACACCGAATGGGTGACGATGGACTTCGGCGACGGGATGAACGGCTACCAGGCACTGGAGAAGGCCTGCGAGCTCAAGGGTTTCACGGTCACATACACGGACGATGCCCATACCCAGGTCTATTCGATCAACGACCAATCGAACCTCCAGGGAAAGAAATGGGGGATGTATACCCTTCACGGAGGCGACTGGATCCCCTGTGACGATCCCTCCGGCATATCCCTGGGCAAGAACGAGATAATAACCTGGGCGAGAGCGAATGACTCGGAAGATATAGTTCCGGGCACCGACCAATCCGGGTTCTCGTACTACAGTTACGCGGACAACGGTTATTCCCTCAGGACCGGCGAGAAGCTCCGGGTGGTATCCCTGGCCCCGTCGGTGACCGAGACCATCTGCGCCATCGGCGGACTGGACTACATAGTCGGTACCGACCTGTACAGCAACTATCCCGAGGGAGTAACTCAGGCGAAGAATGACGGGAAGATCAAGAATGTCGGCGGATACTCGGACCCGAACTACGAATGGATAGTGAAGCTGGGTCCGGACGTGGTGTTCTGCGAAGGCGGCACCGGTGAGCACGTGGCCATGGCCGACAAACTCAGAAAATCCGGCATCGACTGCGTCGTGACATATGATGTCACGGACGTGGAGAAGCTGTACGACAACATCTGGATGGTTGCATCGGCGATGGGGCTCAGCGGGAACGCGAATTCGGTGATATCGGCATTCAGGGGCACGATGGATGCGGTCGCGGGAGTGATCGGATACCAGGCATCCGTCAGAACGTTCGTAGCCCTCTCTGCGGACCCTTCCCCTTGGACATCCGGATCCAATACCTTCGCATCCGACATAATCTCCAAGGTATCTGGAACCAACGTGTTCGATTCGCAGTCGTCGTCTTGGTTCATGGTATCCAAGGAGCAGATCCACTCCAAACAGCCGCAGGTCATAATCATAGTACATGGCGGCGAGATAACGACACAGGAACAGTACGACCAGGTCATGGGCTGGATAGACCCCGTGTGGCAAGAGACTCCAGCGTACCGCAACGGCAACGTGTACCTGTTCACCGGGAAGGCCGCTGATCTCCTGTCCAGGCCAGGGCCCAGATTGTGCGAGGCCGCGGAATTGCTCGGGAAGGCCCTGCACCCCGATGCCTTCCTGCAGAGGGACCCGCTGGATTCCATCCCGAAGTATCTGGGCAACGACTATGACATCTATCTGAAGTATCAGAGGGAGATAGCATGA
- a CDS encoding ABC transporter permease protein has product MAEKGKLFTSLKKGYKGLKEDLGSQDDSEIARKKKRFTLIVIFGLVMSVIAFLISISISSGGVIPVSEAVSALFSSIGKAFSGDRNLDMIELYIYNARLPRTIAAIAVGAGLAVAGCMYQAIIRNPLVDPYITGVSSGAGCLAMAATALGFSIPFLADNTLYIIPVVAIIGGIVAFFITMTVAEGSGGSSINYILAGTIVGFAFSSVQTIFMSMGKDNLTDVMWWLYGSFANITWENAWIIFIPAMGIAIVAMIWAREFNLYSMGEDQAAQLGLNVKRFKRLTMITASILTALCVAFVGIIGFVGLVVPHACRMALGSDHRLIMPASVVIGAMLMLFADLVARTVMSPAELPVGAITAIIGTPVFAYMLMKRGRNYDG; this is encoded by the coding sequence ATGGCTGAAAAAGGAAAACTGTTCACTTCGCTGAAGAAGGGATACAAGGGACTGAAGGAGGACCTGGGTTCGCAGGACGACTCCGAGATTGCAAGGAAGAAGAAGAGGTTCACTCTGATAGTGATATTCGGACTGGTCATGTCGGTGATCGCGTTCCTGATATCCATCTCGATATCATCCGGAGGTGTTATCCCAGTATCCGAGGCGGTCTCGGCGCTGTTCTCCTCCATAGGCAAGGCCTTCAGCGGCGACAGGAACCTGGATATGATCGAGCTGTACATCTACAACGCCAGACTCCCCAGGACCATCGCCGCCATCGCGGTGGGTGCCGGACTGGCCGTTGCGGGATGTATGTATCAGGCGATCATCCGCAACCCCCTTGTCGACCCATATATCACGGGAGTGTCCTCGGGTGCAGGGTGTCTCGCCATGGCCGCCACCGCACTTGGGTTCAGCATACCCTTCCTTGCTGACAACACCCTGTACATCATCCCCGTGGTAGCGATCATCGGAGGTATCGTGGCATTCTTCATCACCATGACCGTCGCGGAGGGATCCGGCGGATCCTCCATCAACTACATCCTTGCAGGAACCATCGTCGGTTTCGCGTTCTCCTCCGTGCAGACCATCTTCATGAGCATGGGGAAGGACAATCTGACGGACGTGATGTGGTGGCTGTACGGAAGCTTCGCCAACATCACCTGGGAGAACGCATGGATCATATTCATCCCCGCGATGGGCATTGCCATCGTGGCCATGATCTGGGCGAGGGAGTTCAACCTGTACTCCATGGGTGAGGATCAGGCCGCCCAGCTCGGTCTCAACGTGAAGAGATTCAAGAGACTGACCATGATTACCGCATCCATCCTCACCGCACTCTGCGTTGCGTTTGTCGGTATCATCGGATTCGTCGGACTCGTTGTACCGCACGCGTGCCGTATGGCCCTCGGTAGCGACCACAGGCTAATTATGCCTGCATCCGTGGTCATCGGTGCGATGCTTATGCTGTTCGCAGATCTGGTGGCGAGGACCGTGATGTCCCCTGCAGAACTGCCCGTGGGTGCCATCACGGCGATCATCGGTACCCCGGTATTCGCTTACATGCTCATGAAGAGGGGGCGCAACTATGACGGATGA
- a CDS encoding Fic family protein, with protein MKRPKNAPDLSQIKPSPEILFDPNSMDLARNYNEKYIHWDKLQYYDCGHYGRESLWYLMKIMRLNTCKRVNIGDLSISYNLLDRFQKPLHQIDMALSTGLLPINGFDDKRKMMLSISSMMEESIASSQMEGAATTTKVAKRMLRDKIDPKNRSERMILDNYRAMEFIRSNLDRALSPEFIRELHGIVTHDTLEDPGYEGNFRKDNSIAVRDILTGETYHEPVSYELIDPMIDGLCRFVNDESDYIHPIIKGILLHFIVAYIHPFMDGNGRVSRSLFYWYTMREGYSVMEYLSISKAIKEHKGGYEEAYQLCETDGNDVTYFIDYNIRMVMLSIEIFTNYLREKIDERRHVRDLTDAGDITQRQTDILVSLMNSDGPQSVYELASKSGVSPQTIRNDVNLLIGKGYVKESSKEGHKHMYTYAVKGKK; from the coding sequence AAAAAATGCTCCAGATCTGTCGCAGATCAAGCCAAGTCCAGAGATACTGTTCGATCCCAATTCCATGGATCTGGCAAGGAACTACAATGAAAAGTATATTCACTGGGATAAACTCCAATATTATGATTGCGGTCATTATGGTCGTGAAAGTCTCTGGTATCTCATGAAGATCATGAGATTGAATACTTGCAAGAGGGTAAACATTGGGGATCTCTCTATATCATATAACCTATTGGACAGATTCCAGAAGCCTCTGCACCAGATAGATATGGCATTGTCCACAGGCCTGTTGCCGATTAACGGTTTCGATGACAAGAGGAAGATGATGCTGTCCATCAGTTCCATGATGGAAGAGTCCATAGCATCCAGTCAGATGGAGGGTGCCGCTACAACAACAAAAGTTGCTAAGAGGATGCTACGTGATAAGATAGATCCTAAGAATAGATCGGAAAGGATGATCCTGGACAACTATCGTGCCATGGAGTTCATAAGATCCAATCTGGACAGGGCTCTTTCTCCAGAATTCATCAGGGAGCTGCACGGCATAGTCACGCATGATACGCTGGAAGACCCCGGATATGAGGGGAATTTCCGCAAGGATAATTCTATCGCGGTTCGCGACATACTCACAGGGGAGACATATCACGAACCTGTTTCGTACGAACTCATCGACCCGATGATAGACGGCCTCTGTAGATTTGTCAACGATGAGAGTGATTACATCCATCCGATAATCAAGGGGATACTGCTTCATTTCATCGTTGCTTACATCCATCCATTCATGGACGGTAACGGACGTGTCTCCAGATCGCTTTTCTATTGGTATACGATGAGAGAGGGATATTCGGTGATGGAATACCTTTCGATATCTAAGGCGATAAAGGAGCACAAAGGGGGTTACGAGGAAGCATACCAGCTGTGCGAGACCGACGGTAATGACGTGACCTACTTCATTGACTATAACATCAGGATGGTAATGCTGTCCATCGAGATATTCACGAATTATCTCAGAGAGAAGATCGATGAGCGTAGGCATGTAAGGGATTTGACTGATGCGGGAGATATAACCCAGAGACAGACGGATATATTGGTATCTTTGATGAATTCGGATGGTCCACAGAGTGTTTACGAGTTGGCCTCGAAGTCAGGGGTCTCTCCTCAGACGATACGCAATGACGTAAACTTGTTGATCGGTAAGGGGTATGTGAAAGAATCCTCCAAAGAAGGACACAAGCATATGTACACCTATGCGGTGAAGGGGAAGAAATGA